A section of the Salmo trutta chromosome 4, fSalTru1.1, whole genome shotgun sequence genome encodes:
- the LOC115192520 gene encoding tetratricopeptide repeat protein 14 isoform X2 has translation MDRDLLRQTLSHHGQSLFTHLKCEQSENPDFKAIEPDLSKASYQRKYGGEDNALVEQFIARKADILFAPSWKSSALMEDVLEEEGEEPYAIMPPLEQFMEVSFEERRNLLYRDIERGDIVIGRINSIRDFGFFVTLICMGGGLERDIEDLELTALCPLRDVPSNGNHDDPLSYYQLNDLIRAGVKDIDRYHEKITISLQPSSLGPNLMNLKLGVFSRDDLPLQYSRSVRVANDNTETYERVLEGSLGYSNPSNVEYLLGKIGVSDTQPPSLMRGLQSKHFLEEDFATTIRKKQSASWALKCVRVGVDHFKSGRHVEAMNEYNKALEIDTNNVEALVARGALYANKGSLLKAITDFELALESCQTHRNAKKYLCQTLVERGGQLEEEEKLVTAEGLYRKALALDDSFQDAKEALKKIELLIQKSLKLREEAAAKEAEKAKNVETSAEKLRKILKEEKRMKRKQKRSSSSSSSSSSDRSSSGRRKSKKKKRKHRRSSRGKKQQPVSSRDNRSVADDEEEWYPAPPNTSASFLDQKSSVVRPFEGPERTEEGSQPPSKGRSHSYRSLSSVSDAPDSSRFEDDPFDASPQRAEGSKGKDVRDGDVKEREGSRGQRKSQGQEDQSGPQDVPSSLEKVKHRRMSSSSAGSEHSRKSDQYTNDLPSQSHISTYRRSDSGKYGSTERGDKKEQERGTRRSDGGDYRSSTDATRNGKGSSAGGSQKKELPTNLLDLFSQIAQFEKEKSVKPKK, from the exons ATGGATAGAGATTTACTGAGGCAGACTTTGTCTCACCATGGACAAAGCCTGTTTACCCATCTCAAATGTGAACAAAGTGAAAATCCAGATTTCAAGGCTATTGAACCTGACTTGTCCAAAGCCAGCTATCAAAG GAAATATGGAGGGGAGGACAATGCCTTAGTGGAGCAGTTCATTGCTAGAAAAGCTGACATCCTGTTTGCGCCATCATGGAAGTCTAGTGCACTTATGGAGGATGTgttagaggaggaaggagaag AGCCCTACGCCATCATGCCCCCTCTGGAGCAGTTCATGGAGGTGTCGTTTGAGGAACGGAGGAATCTCTTGTACAGGGACATTGAGCGAGGGGACATTGTGATAGGCAGGATCAACTCCATCAGGGACTTTGGCTTCTTTGTAACTTTGATCTGCATGGGAGGTGGACTAGAGCGAGACATAGAGGATCTGGAGCTCACG gCCCTGTGTCCCCTTAGAGATGTACCTTCCAATGGCAATCATGATGATCCGTTATCATACTATCAGCTTAATGATTTGATAAGAG CTGGAGTGAAGGACATTGACCGATACCATGAGAAGATAACCATTTCACTTCAGCCCTCCTCCCTCGGCCCAAATCTGATGAACCTAAAGCTTGGCGTTTTTAGTAGAGATGATCTGCCACTTCAATACAG TCGCAGTGTGAGGGTTGCAAACGACAACACTGAAACCTATGAGAGGGTTttagagggttctcttggctaCTCCAATCCATCTAATGTGGAATATCTCCTGGGGAAGATTGGGGTCAGTGACACACAGCCTCCCTCACTCATGAGAGGGCTACAGAG CAAACATTTCCTTGAGGAGGACTTTGCCACAACTATCCGAAAGAAGCAGTCTGCATCCTGGGCTCTTAAATG TGTAAGGGTTGGTGTGGACCACTTCAAATCTGGCCGCCATGTCGAAGCAATGAATGAATATAACAAGGCCTTAGAGATCGACACTAACAATGTGGAAGCCCTTGTGGCACGTGGTGCACT GTATGCTAACAAAGGGAGTTTGCTGAAGGCAATAACTGACTTTGAGCTGGCATTGGAAAGCTGCCAAACCCACAGAAATGCAAAGAAATACCTATGCCAGACCCTGGTCGAGCGAGGTGGCCA ACTGGAGGAGGAAGAAAAGCTAGTCACAGCTGAAGGTCTCTATAGAAAAGCCCTGGCCTTAGACGACTCCTTCCAGGACGCCAAGGAAGCATTGAAAAAAATAGAGCTGCTTATCCAG AAATCCCTCAAACTGAGAGAAGAGGCAGCTGCAAAGGAAGCGGAAAAAGCTAAGAATGTGGAGACAAGTGCAGAAAAATTGCGTAAGATCTTAAAAGAAGAAAAAAG AATGAAAAGGAAACAGAAGAGATCCTCCTCTTCatcgtcttcctcttcttccgaCCGATCCTCCTCGGGTCGCAGGAAGTCAAAGAAAAAGAAGCGCAAACACAGACGGTCATCTCGAGGGAAGAAACAACAGCCGGTTTCATCCAGGGACAACAGGAGTGTGGCTGATGACGAGGAGGAGTGGTACCCTGCCCCGCCCAACACCTCCGCCTCCTTCCTGGATCAGAAATCTAGCGTGGTTAGGCCGTTTGAGGGGCCAGAGAGGACTGAAGAAGGCAGTCAGCCCCCCAGCAAGGGCAGGAGCCACTCGTACCGCTCTTTATCATCAGTGTCCGACGCTCCGGACAGCAGCAGGTTTGAAGATGACCCTTTTGACGCCTCTCCTCAGCGAGCTGAGGGCAGCAAGGGAAAAGATGTCCGTGATGGAGACGTGAAGGAGAGGGAAGGCTCCAGGGGCCAGAGGAAGAGCCAGGGCCAGGAGGATCAAAGTGGCCCACAAGACGTTCCCAGCTCATTGGAGAAAGTCAAACACAGAAGAATGTCCTCCTCATCTGCCGGTTCAGAGCATTCCCGCAAATCTGACCAGTACACCAACGACCTCCCATCACAGTCCCACATATCCACTTACAGGCGATCAGATAGTGGGAAGTATGGTAGCACAGAGCGAGGCGATAAGAAAGAGCAGGAGAGGGGCACCCGAAGGTCTGATGGAGGAGATTACAGGTCTTCCACTGACGCCACTCGGAATGGTAAGGGATCGTCCGCAGGAGGAAGTCAGAAAAAAGAGCTGCCAACTAATCTCCTAGATCTCTTCAGCCAGATAGCCCAGTTTGAGAAGGAGAAAAGTGTCAAGCCGAAAAAGTGA
- the LOC115192520 gene encoding tetratricopeptide repeat protein 14 isoform X1: MDRDLLRQTLSHHGQSLFTHLKCEQSENPDFKAIEPDLSKASYQRKYGGEDNALVEQFIARKADILFAPSWKSSALMEDVLEEEGEEPYAIMPPLEQFMEVSFEERRNLLYRDIERGDIVIGRINSIRDFGFFVTLICMGGGLERDIEDLELTALCPLRDVPSNGNHDDPLSYYQLNDLIRAGVKDIDRYHEKITISLQPSSLGPNLMNLKLGVFSRDDLPLQYSRSVRVANDNTETYERVLEGSLGYSNPSNVEYLLGKIGVSDTQPPSLMRGLQSKHFLEEDFATTIRKKQSASWALKCVRVGVDHFKSGRHVEAMNEYNKALEIDTNNVEALVARGALYANKGSLLKAITDFELALESCQTHRNAKKYLCQTLVERGGQLEEEEKLVTAEGLYRKALALDDSFQDAKEALKKIELLIQKSLKLREEAAAKEAEKAKNVETSAEKLRKILKEEKRYIHTNPSERMKRKQKRSSSSSSSSSSDRSSSGRRKSKKKKRKHRRSSRGKKQQPVSSRDNRSVADDEEEWYPAPPNTSASFLDQKSSVVRPFEGPERTEEGSQPPSKGRSHSYRSLSSVSDAPDSSRFEDDPFDASPQRAEGSKGKDVRDGDVKEREGSRGQRKSQGQEDQSGPQDVPSSLEKVKHRRMSSSSAGSEHSRKSDQYTNDLPSQSHISTYRRSDSGKYGSTERGDKKEQERGTRRSDGGDYRSSTDATRNGKGSSAGGSQKKELPTNLLDLFSQIAQFEKEKSVKPKK; this comes from the exons ATGGATAGAGATTTACTGAGGCAGACTTTGTCTCACCATGGACAAAGCCTGTTTACCCATCTCAAATGTGAACAAAGTGAAAATCCAGATTTCAAGGCTATTGAACCTGACTTGTCCAAAGCCAGCTATCAAAG GAAATATGGAGGGGAGGACAATGCCTTAGTGGAGCAGTTCATTGCTAGAAAAGCTGACATCCTGTTTGCGCCATCATGGAAGTCTAGTGCACTTATGGAGGATGTgttagaggaggaaggagaag AGCCCTACGCCATCATGCCCCCTCTGGAGCAGTTCATGGAGGTGTCGTTTGAGGAACGGAGGAATCTCTTGTACAGGGACATTGAGCGAGGGGACATTGTGATAGGCAGGATCAACTCCATCAGGGACTTTGGCTTCTTTGTAACTTTGATCTGCATGGGAGGTGGACTAGAGCGAGACATAGAGGATCTGGAGCTCACG gCCCTGTGTCCCCTTAGAGATGTACCTTCCAATGGCAATCATGATGATCCGTTATCATACTATCAGCTTAATGATTTGATAAGAG CTGGAGTGAAGGACATTGACCGATACCATGAGAAGATAACCATTTCACTTCAGCCCTCCTCCCTCGGCCCAAATCTGATGAACCTAAAGCTTGGCGTTTTTAGTAGAGATGATCTGCCACTTCAATACAG TCGCAGTGTGAGGGTTGCAAACGACAACACTGAAACCTATGAGAGGGTTttagagggttctcttggctaCTCCAATCCATCTAATGTGGAATATCTCCTGGGGAAGATTGGGGTCAGTGACACACAGCCTCCCTCACTCATGAGAGGGCTACAGAG CAAACATTTCCTTGAGGAGGACTTTGCCACAACTATCCGAAAGAAGCAGTCTGCATCCTGGGCTCTTAAATG TGTAAGGGTTGGTGTGGACCACTTCAAATCTGGCCGCCATGTCGAAGCAATGAATGAATATAACAAGGCCTTAGAGATCGACACTAACAATGTGGAAGCCCTTGTGGCACGTGGTGCACT GTATGCTAACAAAGGGAGTTTGCTGAAGGCAATAACTGACTTTGAGCTGGCATTGGAAAGCTGCCAAACCCACAGAAATGCAAAGAAATACCTATGCCAGACCCTGGTCGAGCGAGGTGGCCA ACTGGAGGAGGAAGAAAAGCTAGTCACAGCTGAAGGTCTCTATAGAAAAGCCCTGGCCTTAGACGACTCCTTCCAGGACGCCAAGGAAGCATTGAAAAAAATAGAGCTGCTTATCCAG AAATCCCTCAAACTGAGAGAAGAGGCAGCTGCAAAGGAAGCGGAAAAAGCTAAGAATGTGGAGACAAGTGCAGAAAAATTGCGTAAGATCTTAAAAGAAGAAAAAAGGTACATCCATACCAATCCGTCAGAAAG AATGAAAAGGAAACAGAAGAGATCCTCCTCTTCatcgtcttcctcttcttccgaCCGATCCTCCTCGGGTCGCAGGAAGTCAAAGAAAAAGAAGCGCAAACACAGACGGTCATCTCGAGGGAAGAAACAACAGCCGGTTTCATCCAGGGACAACAGGAGTGTGGCTGATGACGAGGAGGAGTGGTACCCTGCCCCGCCCAACACCTCCGCCTCCTTCCTGGATCAGAAATCTAGCGTGGTTAGGCCGTTTGAGGGGCCAGAGAGGACTGAAGAAGGCAGTCAGCCCCCCAGCAAGGGCAGGAGCCACTCGTACCGCTCTTTATCATCAGTGTCCGACGCTCCGGACAGCAGCAGGTTTGAAGATGACCCTTTTGACGCCTCTCCTCAGCGAGCTGAGGGCAGCAAGGGAAAAGATGTCCGTGATGGAGACGTGAAGGAGAGGGAAGGCTCCAGGGGCCAGAGGAAGAGCCAGGGCCAGGAGGATCAAAGTGGCCCACAAGACGTTCCCAGCTCATTGGAGAAAGTCAAACACAGAAGAATGTCCTCCTCATCTGCCGGTTCAGAGCATTCCCGCAAATCTGACCAGTACACCAACGACCTCCCATCACAGTCCCACATATCCACTTACAGGCGATCAGATAGTGGGAAGTATGGTAGCACAGAGCGAGGCGATAAGAAAGAGCAGGAGAGGGGCACCCGAAGGTCTGATGGAGGAGATTACAGGTCTTCCACTGACGCCACTCGGAATGGTAAGGGATCGTCCGCAGGAGGAAGTCAGAAAAAAGAGCTGCCAACTAATCTCCTAGATCTCTTCAGCCAGATAGCCCAGTTTGAGAAGGAGAAAAGTGTCAAGCCGAAAAAGTGA
- the LOC115191545 gene encoding G2/M phase-specific E3 ubiquitin-protein ligase-like — translation MYVRRRDIFRSALKVMRKKSFSIKTTPLFHFLGEDVDDYDGPMREFFRLIMLELQESGILEGRPGHLLFAYDQAALEERRYYAAGVMVAWSLLHGGPGPCCLHQSLYQLMCGQSPPLEDFNWMDISDVDVQIKLQQVKNCTSIQSLTPNLCEWIAGCGIPDIYSAEIKDMPYIYTWVLRHYIYHRVSSMISQFTEGLNSCGGLWDIIKAHSAAFMPVMTRTEHPLTLQQFRSLFEVSWSPLESTIGLRRPQSPPGRDF, via the exons ATGTATGTGAGGCGGAGAGACATCTTCAGAAGTGCACTCAAGGTGATGAGGAAGAAGTCATTCTCCATCAAGACAACTCCTCTCTTCCACTTCCTAGGAGAGGATGTTGATGACTATGACGGCCCTATGAGAGAGTTTTTCAG ACTCATCATGTTAGAGTTGCAGGAGAGCGGTATCCTGGAGGGTCGCCCGGGGCATCTGCTGTTTGCCTACGACCAGGCtgccctggaggagaggaggtactACGCTGCTGGAGTCATGGTGGCCTGGTCTCTGCTGCATGGCGGTCCTGGACCATGCTGCCTACACCAGTCCCTCTACCAGCTCATGTGTGGCCAAAGCCCTCCCCTGGAAGACTTCAACTGGATGGACATCTCTGATGTGGATGTACAGATAAAACTGCAacag GTCAAGAATTGCACTAGCATCCAGAGTTTGACTCCAAACCTGTGTGAATGGATTGCAGGTTGTGGAATTCCTGATATCTACAGTGCCGAAATCAAAGACATGCCCTACATCTATACCTGGGTTTTAAGGCACTACATTTATCACAG GGTGTCAAGCATGATCTCCCAGTTCACAGAGGGTCTGAACAGCTGTGGTGGCCTGTGGGATATCATCAAGGCCCACTCTGCAGCCTTCATGCCTGTCATGACCAGGACAGAACACCCTCTCACCCTGCAACAGTTCAGAAGTCTGTTTGAGGTGTCGTGGAGTCCTCTGGAATCAACCATAGGCCTGAGGAGACCACAGTCACCTCCTGGGAGAGATTTCTGA